The Raphanus sativus cultivar WK10039 chromosome 6, ASM80110v3, whole genome shotgun sequence sequence GTactctctattttagagtttgcaaaactttaaatttgaagtttcaatgtatttttctacaaaataaaaacttcaaacataacttcaaaattatttgtattttacactatgatccatatatttgttataattaatataaatccataaaacatataaataactagcacatatataaaaatatcacattaatattaattaataaaatcttacagtaaatatataaattataaatatatatacataactatatattaaactacaagaaaaatactatattttgaatcttgcaaaacttcatatttgaaatataaagatgtttttaaaattcatatttgaagtctaaagatgtttttaaatcttaaaacttcttattttaaggtttatacacataaaactaaaatttatgaaaataaatatgaaatattataagatatgattttttaaagattaaaatgataaacaacaaaatatctaagaatcataaaatgtaatatgtaattgtaaggatcaaaatgaaaataaaaatgtggaacttcaaatttgaagttttgagtagtgacgctctatatttgaagtttcactattaaaaacttcaaatttgaagttttgaagtttttttttagagaacaaaaaaatttcaaatataaagttataGAGTGTCTTTTGGAGTAgagtgtcttttggagatgttcttaTAAAGTAATGCATAATTTTTGAACATAAGTGTGGTGCTTGATTATTGTTATCACAAGTCCCTGggtgttttttttctcttcctttcGCTTCTTGCTCTTGTTAGTTATTGGGGAGACAAAAGTTCATGGCGAAGAAGAGGATCGTGTTCTTTGCTTCTTTGCTCTTTTTTGCCATCTTTTCAAGTTTTAGCTTTGCTGGGATAACGATACAGAATCCTTTGTCAACAGGACAAACTCTCATCTCCTCTAATGGAGTTTATGAACTTGGATTCTTCAGTCCTAACAACTCCCAGAATCAATATGTCGGGATCTGGTACAAGGGTATCATTCCACAGGTGGTTGTGTGGGTGGCCAATAGAAAAAATCCTGTTACAGACTCCATGGCACATCTAGCTATCAACAGCAATGGAAGTCTTGTCTTATTCAATGGCAAAAAAGGCGTTGTCTGGTCCACGGGAGAAGCTTATGAATCTAAAGGGTCTCGTGCAGAGCTATTAGACACTGGAAATCTTATTGTCATTGACAATTTCTCCGGAAGAACTCTCTGGGAAAGCTTTGAGCATCTTACTGATTCTATGCTCACTTTTTCATCCATGATGTATAATCTCGCCACAGGTGAGAAGCGGGTGTTGACTTCTTGGAGAAGTTACAATGATCCTTCCCCTGGTGACTTTGTGCTTGAGATTACACCGCAAGTGCCATCACAGGTGTATACGATGAGAGGCTCGAGGCGTTATTGGAGAAGTGGTCCCTGGGCTAAAACAAGGTTCGCCGGGATACCATCAATGGATGCGACATATGGAAGTCCATTCAGCCTTCAGCAGGATGCAAACGGGTCAGGATCCTACACTTATCTTGAAACAAGACTTCGTTCACGCATAATGCTAACATTAGAAGGGTCAGTGAGGGTTTATTGGCGTAGTGGGAGTGAGTGGGAAATAAAATATGATGCTCTACTCAATTCATGCGATATTTACGGTGTATGTGGACCTTTTGGGTTGTGTGTACCTCCAAAGTGTAGATGCTTAAAAGGGTTTGTACCAAAATACAGTGAGGAGTGGGAAAGAGGAAACTGGACTGGTGGTTGTATGAGAAGTACGGAATTAAATTGTCAAGGAAGCTCTACTGGCAAGGATGCAAATGTCTTCCATCCTATTGCTAATGTAAAGCCTCCAGATAATCACCAACTTGCAAGCTCAGAAAATCCCATCCTGTTCGCTGAAGATTGTCACCAAATTTGCCTCCGCAATTGTTCTTGCTTGgccttttcttttattaatgGTATAGGATGCTTAGTGTGGAGCCAGGAGCTATTAGACGTGGTGCAATTCCCTGCGGGAGGAGAACTTCTTTCCATTCGTCTTGCACCTTCTGAACAAGGTTCGGCTAACAAGATAACATGAAAGAGCTATTTCATCTGCTATCTTTCGTAGCATCATGGCTTATTGGTTAAATTTGTTTGTCTCAAACATCTCAGGTGGAAAGAATCAAAAGAAGACGATTGTTGCTAGTGTTATAAGcctttctctttttattttatcgaTATCTGCTGGGTTTTGTTTCTGGAGATACAGAGTGAAACATAAAGGTACTGTACGCTGCTGATCTTACTATCTCTCAAACTATTTCTTCTAGTTTATATGTACATTTACTTGCTAATGGTAACACACCGAAGCCATTATTATGTATTTGTTAAACTAAACTTTCAGCTACTATATTAAAGAATGCTTCGCAAGATGCATGGAGAAATGATTTGGAACCACAAGATGTCaaaggtttaaatttttttgcgATGAATGTCATTCAAACTGCCACCAATAATTTCAGTCTCTCAAATAAACTCGGACAAGGTGGATTTGGCTCAGTTTACAAGGTTGAAAAGCTTTAATCCTCGTGCTCTTTGTATTTGTCTCTTTATGCTCTCGAGATGACACCTTGTGTAATCTGTTCCAGGGAATGCTGCAAGATGGCAAAGAAATTGCTGTTAAGCGGCTTTCCAGCAGTTCGGGGCAGGGAAGAGAAGAGTTCATGAACGAAATAGTACTCATTTCAAAGCTACAACACAAGAACTTAGTTCGGATATTGGGATGTTGCATCGAAGGAGAAGAGAGGCTATTAATTTATGAGTTTGTGTTGAACAGAAGCCTTGATACTTTTCTCTTTGGTGGGTCTCTTCTTGTCTCATTTCTTAGAGTTTTCCTTTAggtgtcacaaaaaaaaaattctgatagTTTTTGCACCCTACTATTGCTTAGATTCAAGAAAAAAGCTTGAGATTGATTGGCCTAAGAGATTCAGTATCATCAAAGGCATTGCGCGTGGACTTCTCTATCTCCATCGTGACTCATGCCTCAAGGTTATTCACCGAGATCTAAAGGTGAGCAATATTCTTTTGGATGAGAAGATGAACCCAAAAATATCAGATTTTGGATTGGCTCGGATGTATCAGGGAACCGAATATCAGGACAACACTCGCAGGGTTGTAGGAACTCTGTAAGACTCTTaacttcaaaaacaaaattcatagtcataataatatgtttaattCCGGTGAACACTGTTTTCACAGGGGATATATGTCTCCTGAGTATGCATGGAGTGGGATGTTCTCTGAAAAATCTGACATATACAGCTTTGGAGTGCTGCTGATGGAAATCATCAGTGGAGAGAAGATCTCAAGATTCAGTTATGGAGAAGAGGGAAAAACTCTTATTGCTTATGTAAGTAATTCTTTAGGTTTCAAATTGACAATGTTTCAAAATGTTTCCTCTTATTAAACTAAACAAACAGGCCTGGAAATCTTGGTGTGAGAGGGGAGGAATTGATCTTTTGGATAAAGATATTGCTGATTCATGTCAGCCATTAGAAGTTCAGAGATGTGTTCAGATTGGTTTGAATTGTGTTCAGCATCAACCTGCAGACAGACCCAACACACTTGAGTTGCTCTCCATGCTCACCACAACGTCAAATCTTCCATCACCAAAAGAACCCACATTCGTAGTGCATGCCAGAGAAGAAGAATCCCTGTCTAAAGGTTTGATCACTGACAATGAGATATCACAAACTGTGATCCTTGGACGTTAAGTAACGAATGCGTGATCAATTTTTGATGAATTTAAAATATGCcgtgtttttttctcttcaaaattgatcataacttattctttgtttcttttcttcaatttttttttaaatttcttcttGTATTAGTAAAAGAGTTTCTAATCAAGAAAAAAAGTCAATACCAAATTCTATTTTCTATGAACAGTAAGCATAAAATTGTCTTGGTCTcttctattctattttattttacttttctaGCACCAGTCAATACGGTTTACCTTGGCAAAAAGGTATAGGCTTAAATACCTTAATATTTAGGGTCCGACTGGTGCAACCGCGGTTGCGGGCGTTTACGGATACGGGTGTCTGTAGTTTTAAGTGTTTTTAAGAGATTTGGATGACTGGTATAATGGTTAGAAATTGATACGTTTGCGGGATAGTTATGACTGGTTAACTACCAAATACAGcaacatttaaataataaattaatagtatttacattttatataatttaaaaagtttaaaaatcataatattataataaatataaaaattatatttataaaatgatactattacattttaaaaaattgtagaaaacagtattttttttaaaacatattgataagatatatatatatatattatttctattatttcaatttaaattatttattttttatttatttttattttaaaaattgtagaaaCCAACTTTTGATTTTGAGAAGTTCACGGCGGTTTGAAATAATTTGTAGTGTTTTCAGACAACAATCATATGCACTGCACACTGGAGGTGACGATCACAGGCTAATTAATGCTTTGATCACACTATCAACAAAGAACGATCTCTGATATTTGGTCGCTAAGAACGATGTGTAATGGAAACTGTTCTGTTGAAGAGTGTTTTCTTCGTCTTCTGAAGGGATCCGTCTTCAACATTTACTCATTCTTAATTTCTTTAATACATTTCGAAATGAAAATGGctttttaaatttcagttcTTTTGTTCAACATCGTTTCTGTTGAATCAGTCTTGACCAAGAATCTTGAAATCATGAACCTCTCTACACAGAGACTTTTACCAAGATTGATTAACTGGTACGTATATCTCGTGTGAGAATTGGCTAATTAGCTCACAAACTTCACTATCTTCACCAAAAAGGTGTAGACACTTATCTTCCAATGTGAACATGGAAACAACGTGATATTTCAATCTGAGGTCAATCAGTGCGTGGTTGAAAAGGTCAAATGTTGGACTCTCTGTATGTCAAACTGAAAATTCTCATATTTCGATTAATGCATGGTATTGGTGCCTATATTTCATTGGTTCGTGTCCCCAACAAGCTAGTAAAGACATGCACATGACAATATATTGCGTGATTGGTTTGGTAAGTCTGAACTTCTTCTTGGCAATTACGTGGGTATTGATCTACTACgttttgatttattaaataagttttatacTCTTTTGGTCAACATTGTTTATATGTTCTCACAATTTTTCTGCCCTGTTCTTATACTTATATATGCTCGCTTCTTCAACTAATCCGAAGATGTTAGTTTTTTGAAAGCACATGGAGAAAAAGATGATTCTGCTCTTTGCTTATTTGCTCTTTTTTACCATGTTTTCAGGTATTAGCTTTTCAGGGATAACGACAGAGAATCCTTTGGCAATAGGACAAACTCTCAGCTCATCTAATGATGTTTATGAACTGGGGTTCTTCAGTCCTAATAACACCCAGAATCAGTATGTTGGAATATGGTTCAAGGGCATCATTCCCCGGGTGGTTGTGTGGGTGGCCAATAGAGAAAAGCCTGTTACAGACTCCACAGCACATCTAGCTATCAACAAAAATGGGAGCCTTCTATTATTAGATGGAAAACAAGGGGTTGTGTGGTCCACCAGAGAATCTTCAGTATCTACCGGGTCTCGTGCAGAGCTTTCAGACGAAGGAGACCTTATTGTCACCGACAATGTTTCAGGAAGAACGCTATGGGAAAGCTTTGAGAATCTTGGTGACACTCTGCTACCTTCCTCTCCCTTGACGTATAATCTAGCCACCGGTGAGAAGCGTGTATTGACCTCTTGGAAAAGTTACACCGACCCATCTCCTGGTGACTTTGTGGTTCGGATTACACCGCAAGTGCCATCACAGCTGTTTACTATGAGAGGCTCGACGCCTTACTATAGAACAGGTCTAGAGATGTCAATTGGACAAGCTATTAATGGGCGGCCCATGTCCAAATAGATATGGACAGAAATGGACAAAACCATATTGGaccataattaatttttgtcCAAATGGACAAACCCAATTACGTCCGTGGGCTACACTGGGCTTAATCATTTGGACATGGGCCGCCCAATAAACCTAAATATCTAGGGTTTTCTAAAATTGGAAAAAACGCAAATCATTTCTTTCTCCACCGTTTTCGTCGATTTCGTGCGATTCTTCTGCGATTTCGTCGGATCTTCTGCGATTTCGTCGATCCTTCTTCGCCATCTTCGGTTCTCCTCCTCCCTCATCGACTCTCCTTTTCCTTCATCGATTCTTCTCCGCTTTTGAGTTCCATTTGGGCTTATTTGGACAGCCCAACAAATCTAGTAAATCATGGTCTTATTTGGTTATGGTCTCATTTGGTTATGGTCTCATTTAGGCTTCGACCAAATTTGTCCAGCAAAAAAATGAAGCCCATTCGGACATGCCCAAACCCGCCCGGCCCGCCCAATTGACATTGCTAAACAGGTCCATGGGCTAAAAAGGTTCTCCGGGATACCACTGATGGATGAAACATTAGCAAGCCCATTTAGCTTTCAGCAGGATGCAAACGGGTCAGGGTCTTTCTCTTACGTAGACCGAAGCTCAAAGCTTTCACGTCTGCTTATAACATCAGAGGGCACTCTGAAGAGGTTTCGGCATGTTGGGACAGAATGGGAAGTAAGCTATCAGGCTCCAGCAAATCCATGTGATGTTTACGGTGTATGCGGACCGTTTGGGCTGTGCATAACGTCAGCTTCTCCAAAGTGTAAATGCTTCAAAGGGTTTGTACCAAAATATAGTGAGGAGTGGAATAGAGGAAACTGGAGTGGTGGTTGTGTAAGGCGTACTGAACTAGATTGTCAAGGGAACTCGACTGGCAAAGTTGCAAACGTGTTCCATTCTGTTGCTAACATAAAGCCTCCGGACTTTTACACGTTTTTGAGTACAGTGGATGCTAAAGACTGCTACCAAAGTTGCCTCCACAACTGTTCGTGCTTAGCCTTTGCTTATATTCGTGGAATTGGGTGCTTAATTTGGAATCAAGATCTAATAGATGTAATGCAGTTTTCTGCCGGAGGAGAGCTTCTTTCTATTCGTCTTGCACGCTCTGAACTAAAAAGTAACGCCAAATAGTTGCTTGCTAGATACTGCTTTTTTTGTATCGTAGCATTGCttaattttccctttttttatttatatatattaggtGGAAGTAATggcaagaaaaaaattgttgccATTGCTGTTAGCCTTTCCCTCTTTGTGATAGTGGGCTCTGCTGCGTATGGTTTACGTAGATGCAAAGTGAAAGATAATGGTAACTCTTCTCTATAAATCTGTTCCTGCTTACGTATTCATTTGCTTCCTAAATAACATACTGATGACTTTAGTATCTATCTTTTTACTTATTCTTGTAACTTAATCCAGCTATTATGTCAAAGGATGCCTCACAAGATGAATGGAGGAAAGGTCCGAAACCACAAGATGTCCCAGGTTTAAATTTCTTTCAGATGAATACCATAGGAACTGCCACCAATAATTTCAGTCTGTCTAATAAACTCGGACAAGGTGGATTTGGTTCAGTTTACAAGGTAATATAATTTCTGTGTTCTTTGCTATTTTTTTATACTTTGTTTATGCTCTCAGGATGACCTTGTCCAATCTATTTCAGGGAAAGCTGCAGGATGGGAAAGAAATTGCTGTCAAACGGCTCTCTAGCAGCTCGGGGCAGGGCAAAGAAGAGTTTATGAATGAAATAGTACTCATCTCAAAACTACAACACAAAAACTTAGTTCGGATTTTGGGATGTTGCATTGAAGGGGAAGAGAGGCTATTGATTTATGAGTTCATGTTGAACAAAAGCCTTGACACTTTTCTCTTTGGTTAATCCCTTTTGCCTCTTTTCCTTCGTATTAGTAGTTTTCACCATTTACTGAACTGATGGGTCTGATGGTTTTTACACTTTATTGTTGCTTACTTAGATTCAAGAAAAAGGCTTGAGATTGACTGGCCTAAGAGATTCAATATCATCCAAGGTATTGCGCGTGGACTTCTCTATCTCCACCGTGACTCACGCCTCAAGGTCATTCACCGAGACCTGAAGGTAAGCAATATTCTTTTGGATGAGAAGATGAACCCAAAAATATCAGATTTTGGATTGGCTCGGATGTATCAGGGAACCGAATATCAGGACAACACTCGCCGTATTGTAGGAACTTTGTAAGACACTGACTTCAAAATCACGCTTATCAAGGTTCATactcatatattaaaattggatgagtttttttatatatatatatatatatatatatatatatatatatatatatatatatgcacagaGGATATATGGCACCTGAGTATGCATGGACTGGTATGTTCTCTGAGAAGTCAGACATCTACAGCTTCGGAGTTCTATTGTTAGAAATCATCAGCGGAGAGAAAATCTCAAGATTTAGCTATGGCGAAGAAGGAAAAACCCTTCTTGCATATGTAAGTAAGTCTTTAAGTTTTCACACACTGACACTTGCCGAGGTTTAATATAGTTTCGTGATCTCATATTCTTAAGAACTGAAACTTAAAAACAGGCATGGGAATCTTGGTGTGAAAATGGAGGAATTGATCTTTTGGATAAAGATGTTGCTAACTCATGTCAGCCACTAGAAGTTAAGAGATGTGTTCAGATTGGTCTGCTCTGTGTACAACACGAACCTGCAGACAGACCCAACACACTTGAGTTGCTGTCTATGCTCACCACTACATCAGACCTTCAATCACCAGAACAACCCACATTTTCACTGCACAGGAGAGATGACAGATACTTGTGTAAGGGTTTGAGCACTGTCAGTGAGATAACACAATCTGCGATCCTTGGGCGTTAAGAAACGATGTGTCagtaaaaaatgtattaaaGTGATCTTGTTTTTCAATGTTAGTAACTTCAACATCATCACATTCGTTCATTTATTTAATACGTTTTTTggaataacttttttttgatcaaaaattgGTTTTTATGGGTCGCTTTGTCTCTGTTTATGGGGTGTTGTTGTCTCTGTTTAAGCTTAAAAGACTAAAGCAACTTATTGGTGTATTTTCTTCCCAAGCGTCGTAGTAAGGGTAGAAGTTCGGATACCCGTTGAGATTTAGATCAAGTATTTCAGATTTTTAAGTATTTCGATATAGGAAATATAGAATCCGTTCAGGTATTCTACACTTTGGATCGGATTCAGATGTTTTTAGTTTGGATCGGTTATTTTGATAAGTTTcgaatatttagattttgaaaaaagatAAACTTACATTGTGtttgaaaatatagattttacttaactgatttttttgtttttaatagaCCAAATGATTAGTAGATTTAGggataacatttcaaaaataaatagacattaatttagttactattttaaattttgaatgtaACTTtataatacatgaaacaaaaaacttggtaaaaaaaaacaaacaaaaacttgGTATGCATTAGTTTTAAGTGAGTGTCCAATTATTCTTCTTTCcgtggttatatatatatattatatgatctttAAGTAtgtgtaatattttaaataaaattaaagatgtaaagtagaaataaaatgataagtatacatatgttcgatTATCTTCAGATATCCATTCAGGTTCAGATATTATCTGTTCCTGTACATATATTCAATCTCTGTTAAATCAATATCTGTTCGTGTATTTTGTTATTTCGATTCGAATTTTTTGGATCGGGTCTGGATACGGGTTcagatcgggttcgggtatGTGTTTATACATTAAACATACACAttactaataaaatttagagaaaagaCTAAAATAACctcaaaccaagtttttgtgtcacaaaaatagcatcgcaaggaggaaaatgaccaaaaagttttattgaaaggtaaatatgtatttataacccttgagttaattaatttaagacttatggtttagagttaaggggtgagGTTTTATGaatgtgttcaaatatttaaaaacaaaaaataaatattaaaattttcaaaacaaaaatgttattttggtcattttattttttaaatgctattttgtgatagaaaacttaaaaaatgctATCTGAGAGAATTGCCctaaaattattaatcaaatatctataaaaattacaaaatatcaaataatagtataaaaattaaTCAATAATTAAACCTTTTCTAATTGGTTAATCTTGAGAAACAAGTATAATTTTATCCACCATTGATTAAAACAAATCTAACGATCCATAACTATTTTTAaggtttttatattatttttttagtttttcttgcAAAGAAAACAGCTGGcaacaaataattatatattagaaatattagTAGAATGCAGATAAGACATAAGATTATTTTATCACTAAATACTATTTTTGGTTATGgatatttatagtttattacaataaaatagtataacatatataacttttattgtttaaattaatcaatttttatctatcattaaatattgtatatgtttttcagtatataatctatactattatttgcacAGTGATTTTTGGCAACGAAATTCTCacattaaaagttagagcggttaatatTGATATTACCTTAATGAATGGGCAAATCTGtaaaatagcactttttaagtttatatcacaaaataacacttaaaaaataaaatgagaaaatagcatcttttgttttgaaaattttaatatttattttttatttttaaatatttgaacacattATTAAAACCCCATCCtttaactctaaattttaagtcgtaaattaattaacccaatggttataaatgcatatttacccttcaataaaacttattttggtcattttcctaCTTCTGATtctatttttatgacaaaaacttggtttggtgctattgttgtcttttctcTTAATGaatctttatataaataatttaatttataattgttaACATAATTTTATGTCTAACTTTTCACGTTAGTTAGCTATATGAATCATTATCTTGATAATCTCATATTATCTACcacttataatataaattttatatagctGAATTTtcgtttgaccaaaaaataaatatatatagctgattttttttgtaattagaGTATATAATGGGatcaaaaaatgtatatatagttAGCTATATGAATCATTATCTTCGTAATCTCACAATCACGTGAATTCAGAATATTATTGTATTTCCATTCACAAAACCAATTTTATctaaatgttaaatattaaataatactagAATTACTACTTTCATATAGTTAGATTTACGGCCGGCAGAGAAGTTGACCAATATTTTTAAGGGAAAATTGGAAATATGGAACAAAAAAACTGATACATTGTCCCTATGCCATAATCTGAAACATAAATTGTCCCCTTGgtataattttttaagaaaacccAATTATATCCCTCATCtcaaatgatttaaaatgatttcgattttttaaatataattaattaaaaaaataaaacaaaaagagaaaataaaacaaaagggGGAAATCGTGTTTTAACCCTAATATCGTTTCTCTCCTTTGGCGATACAGAGCAAAAGAGGATTCTCAGATCCTCGATTTCTCAGAGGTCTCCTTGCCGTCGCCGGTCTTTCTTCTGACCGCTAGCACTCCGCCGgtggtcttcttcttcttaatcgAACCTCCGGCTCACTTCGCGTCTCGTTGTCAATTAAATCGCCGAACACAGAAGCTCGTACCTCGCCGGGAACTGAAGTTGTTACCTCGCCGCTCTGCAATTCACACACTCAGCTTTAGTTTCAAGCAAAACAATCGAGACTTTCAGGTTTGTATAAGGATTTGGGAATTTTTTGCATGTCTTTGTATCTTAGTGTGATAGGTTTTGTTTCTAGTTTCTGAGAATTATTTAGGTATCTATgttatgaaattttcttttttgctatCAAAGTTTCTTATACTTTTTCATGTTTGGCATCTGTCATGCTTTATGGCTACGGATTGCTTGTATCACTCTGTTAACGtttgtgttgttgtttattGGTCACTGTCTGTCTTTTTTTAACATCTAAAAAGCTTGTATAACTCTTGTATTGTTGTTGTGATTGTCTACATCTCCCGTCATAGCCTttgttaaagaagaaaaactgcTCTCTAAAACTACTTTgttcatttgaaaaaaaaaagaatactttCTTCTTATAAATAAGACAATTGATGTTATGTTGATTActttagtttagtttatatgAGTGGAACCTTC is a genomic window containing:
- the LOC108811876 gene encoding G-type lectin S-receptor-like serine/threonine-protein kinase At1g61480, whose translation is MAKKRIVFFASLLFFAIFSSFSFAGITIQNPLSTGQTLISSNGVYELGFFSPNNSQNQYVGIWYKGIIPQVVVWVANRKNPVTDSMAHLAINSNGSLVLFNGKKGVVWSTGEAYESKGSRAELLDTGNLIVIDNFSGRTLWESFEHLTDSMLTFSSMMYNLATGEKRVLTSWRSYNDPSPGDFVLEITPQVPSQVYTMRGSRRYWRSGPWAKTRFAGIPSMDATYGSPFSLQQDANGSGSYTYLETRLRSRIMLTLEGSVRVYWRSGSEWEIKYDALLNSCDIYGVCGPFGLCVPPKCRCLKGFVPKYSEEWERGNWTGGCMRSTELNCQGSSTGKDANVFHPIANVKPPDNHQLASSENPILFAEDCHQICLRNCSCLAFSFINGIGCLVWSQELLDVVQFPAGGELLSIRLAPSEQGGKNQKKTIVASVISLSLFILSISAGFCFWRYRVKHKATILKNASQDAWRNDLEPQDVKGLNFFAMNVIQTATNNFSLSNKLGQGGFGSVYKGMLQDGKEIAVKRLSSSSGQGREEFMNEIVLISKLQHKNLVRILGCCIEGEERLLIYEFVLNRSLDTFLFDSRKKLEIDWPKRFSIIKGIARGLLYLHRDSCLKVIHRDLKVSNILLDEKMNPKISDFGLARMYQGTEYQDNTRRVVGTLGYMSPEYAWSGMFSEKSDIYSFGVLLMEIISGEKISRFSYGEEGKTLIAYAWKSWCERGGIDLLDKDIADSCQPLEVQRCVQIGLNCVQHQPADRPNTLELLSMLTTTSNLPSPKEPTFVVHAREEESLSKGLITDNEISQTVILGR
- the LOC108811877 gene encoding LOW QUALITY PROTEIN: G-type lectin S-receptor-like serine/threonine-protein kinase At1g61480 (The sequence of the model RefSeq protein was modified relative to this genomic sequence to represent the inferred CDS: inserted 2 bases in 1 codon); the protein is MEKKMILLFAYLLFFTMFSGISFSGITTENPLAIGQTLSSSNDVYELGFFSPNNTQNQYVGIWFKGIIPRVVVWVANREKPVTDSTAHLAINKNGSLLLLDGKQGVVWSTRESSVSTGSRAELSDEGDLIVTDNVSGRTLWESFENLGDTLLPSSPLTYNLATGEKRVLTSWKSYTDPSPGDFVVRITPQVPSQLFTMRGSTPYYRTGPWAKXRFSGIPLMDETLASPFSFQQDANGSGSFSYVDRSSKLSRLLITSEGTLKRFRHVGTEWEVSYQAPANPCDVYGVCGPFGLCITSASPKCKCFKGFVPKYSEEWNRGNWSGGCVRRTELDCQGNSTGKVANVFHSVANIKPPDFYTFLSTVDAKDCYQSCLHNCSCLAFAYIRGIGCLIWNQDLIDVMQFSAGGELLSIRLARSELKSGSNGKKKIVAIAVSLSLFVIVGSAAYGLRRCKVKDNAIMSKDASQDEWRKGPKPQDVPGLNFFQMNTIGTATNNFSLSNKLGQGGFGSVYKGKLQDGKEIAVKRLSSSSGQGKEEFMNEIVLISKLQHKNLVRILGCCIEGEERLLIYEFMLNKSLDTFLFDSRKRLEIDWPKRFNIIQGIARGLLYLHRDSRLKVIHRDLKVSNILLDEKMNPKISDFGLARMYQGTEYQDNTRRIVGTLGYMAPEYAWTGMFSEKSDIYSFGVLLLEIISGEKISRFSYGEEGKTLLAYAWESWCENGGIDLLDKDVANSCQPLEVKRCVQIGLLCVQHEPADRPNTLELLSMLTTTSDLQSPEQPTFSLHRRDDRYLCKGLSTVSEITQSAILGR